The Streptomyces achromogenes genome window below encodes:
- a CDS encoding Scr1 family TA system antitoxin-like transcriptional regulator, with the protein MTQVNGKPVQLKEEADEPGWEVDPDDDWGVAVVETVGRQLKLRREAVGMRAADFGLAVGYGEDLVYKIEGGKRIPRPEYLDKADRVLGADGLLSAMKEDVKKVRYPKKVRDLAAMEARAVEIGVYECNNIHGLLQTPEHARALLESWQPAYTPEDVERLVAARMARQAVFERSPAPALGFVLEESTLRRKVGGTMVRRQQFERLLQVGRLNNVTLQVMPMDSGAHPGLSGRIELLKFEDGTGVGRSDGAFSAAGRDMIREHAAGGPSEPTWFKSSYSSGPDGESCVEIAVTTATVHVRDSKHAEGPRLRLSPEAWADFVPYASES; encoded by the coding sequence ATGACCCAGGTGAACGGCAAGCCGGTGCAGCTCAAGGAGGAGGCGGACGAGCCGGGTTGGGAGGTGGATCCGGACGACGACTGGGGCGTCGCCGTCGTGGAGACGGTGGGGCGGCAGCTGAAGCTGCGGCGCGAGGCCGTGGGGATGCGCGCGGCCGACTTCGGGCTGGCGGTCGGCTACGGCGAGGACCTCGTCTACAAGATCGAGGGGGGCAAGCGGATCCCCCGCCCCGAGTACCTGGACAAGGCCGACAGGGTGTTGGGAGCGGACGGGCTGCTCTCGGCGATGAAGGAGGACGTGAAGAAGGTCCGGTACCCGAAAAAGGTGCGGGATCTGGCGGCGATGGAAGCGAGGGCTGTCGAGATCGGGGTGTACGAGTGCAACAACATTCATGGGCTGTTGCAGACTCCCGAGCATGCGCGCGCCTTGCTGGAATCTTGGCAGCCTGCCTACACGCCGGAAGATGTGGAACGGCTGGTGGCGGCTCGCATGGCACGGCAAGCCGTCTTCGAACGGTCGCCTGCGCCCGCGCTGGGGTTCGTCCTGGAAGAGTCGACGCTGCGCCGCAAGGTTGGGGGCACAATGGTGAGGCGACAACAGTTCGAACGCCTGCTACAGGTGGGGCGGTTGAACAACGTGACGCTTCAGGTGATGCCGATGGACAGTGGTGCCCATCCTGGCCTCAGCGGCAGGATCGAGCTGCTGAAGTTCGAGGACGGCACCGGAGTAGGCCGTTCCGACGGGGCGTTCAGTGCTGCTGGGAGAGACATGATCCGCGAGCACGCCGCCGGGGGCCCATCCGAACCGACGTGGTTCAAGAGCAGCTACAGCAGCGGGCCTGACGGTGAGTCCTGCGTGGAGATCGCCGTCACCACCGCCACCGTCCACGTCCGCGACTCCAAGCACGCCGAGGGCCCCCGCCTCCGGCTCTCGCCGGAAGCCTGGGCCGACTTCGTGCCGTACGCGTCGGAGAGCTGA